A window from Kovacikia minuta CCNUW1 encodes these proteins:
- a CDS encoding response regulator produces the protein MKILLIEDDEVLTDVLLKSLASQNYVVDAARDGQSGWEYAESAEYDLILIDVGLPKLDGITLCQRLRSQGCTTPILLMTAKDAPHERIRGLDAGADDYLTKPLDLAELQARVRALLRRGTVPNLPVLQIGDLLLNPSSCQVTYANQPLTLTPKEYSLLELFLRNPSRVFSRGQILQHLWTFDDPPLEESVKAHVKGLRQKLKAAGAVDWIENVYGIGYRLKEGVGSQESGGGSQESESTQNLKLKAQNSSSTPHTLHPTPHTPTVETQFDQAMGGLWERYSGLMAQRLAVLQEATTAIQAGELSQELRQRASQAAHKLAGVLGMFEREAGTVLAREIEHILLGEEPLSPTQASKVVSQIEELNNVMALGEPLAITETAPGSETSPLLLIDSDSSLGQALQVFGQAVGMGWKQVKTLEAAQGWLRSHTPACVVLGIDGIGHWETGLSLVSELNARTPSVPVLVLAAANGLLDRVTVARAGGQGFLVKPATAAQVWEATAQLLQRHRSQSVRVLLVDDDPVFVAALRSLLEPWGIRTTGLNDPLRFWDVLQSTAPDLLILDVEMPAVSGIELCQAVRIDPTWQGLPILFLTAHKDSQTVQQVFAAGADDFIIKPIVGPELLTRISNRLERNRLLQTFSSRDPLTGVANQPQSNQELERLLQFSAENRQPFCLIILRAIELHAINVQYSHTVGNQVLQRWGQILQAAFRGGESVGYWGNGEFVLGIPELRKKDMGDRLSDVLKTLRQQVFAASDGQRFQATCQVGIAEYTMDGTTIHSLYQAANSTQNDRSAPHNETSYPPYSSPKIGV, from the coding sequence GTGAAAATTTTGCTCATCGAAGATGACGAGGTTTTGACAGACGTTCTGCTGAAATCGCTAGCAAGCCAGAACTACGTCGTGGATGCCGCTAGGGATGGGCAGAGTGGCTGGGAGTATGCAGAAAGTGCCGAGTACGATCTGATTTTGATAGACGTTGGGTTGCCCAAGCTAGATGGAATCACATTATGCCAACGGCTGCGATCGCAGGGCTGCACTACTCCCATCCTGCTCATGACTGCGAAAGATGCACCCCATGAACGCATTCGAGGGCTAGATGCGGGTGCAGATGACTACCTCACCAAACCGCTTGACCTGGCAGAACTTCAGGCGAGGGTGCGGGCACTTCTGCGACGTGGCACTGTTCCCAATTTGCCTGTTCTCCAGATCGGCGATCTGCTGTTGAATCCTTCCAGTTGTCAGGTCACTTACGCCAATCAGCCTCTTACCCTCACTCCCAAGGAATATTCCTTGCTAGAGTTATTTTTGAGAAATCCTTCACGGGTGTTCAGCCGGGGGCAAATCCTGCAACATCTCTGGACTTTTGACGATCCCCCTCTGGAAGAAAGTGTCAAAGCCCACGTTAAAGGATTGCGGCAAAAGCTAAAAGCAGCCGGAGCAGTGGACTGGATTGAGAATGTTTATGGGATTGGCTATCGGTTGAAGGAGGGCGTTGGGAGTCAGGAGTCAGGAGGCGGGAGTCAGGAGTCAGAATCAACTCAAAACTTAAAACTTAAAGCTCAAAACTCTTCCTCCACGCCTCACACCCTACACCCCACACCCCATACCCCTACAGTCGAAACCCAATTTGACCAGGCAATGGGAGGGCTTTGGGAGCGTTATAGCGGTTTGATGGCTCAGCGGTTGGCAGTGCTTCAGGAGGCAACCACTGCAATTCAAGCGGGAGAACTCTCCCAGGAATTACGGCAGCGGGCAAGTCAAGCAGCTCACAAATTAGCGGGAGTGTTGGGCATGTTTGAAAGGGAGGCGGGAACGGTTCTGGCACGGGAAATTGAGCACATTCTGCTGGGCGAGGAACCGTTATCACCGACTCAGGCAAGTAAGGTTGTCTCCCAGATAGAGGAGCTAAACAATGTGATGGCTCTGGGTGAACCGCTGGCAATTACCGAGACTGCCCCTGGGTCGGAAACTTCCCCATTGCTGCTGATCGACTCGGACTCAAGTTTGGGGCAGGCGTTGCAAGTGTTCGGTCAAGCGGTGGGGATGGGCTGGAAACAGGTGAAGACGCTGGAAGCGGCACAGGGCTGGCTGCGATCGCACACCCCAGCCTGTGTGGTTTTGGGGATCGATGGGATTGGACATTGGGAAACGGGACTATCCCTGGTATCGGAGCTGAATGCACGCACCCCCTCTGTACCTGTGCTAGTTCTGGCTGCGGCAAATGGGTTGCTCGATCGGGTTACGGTTGCACGGGCAGGCGGACAGGGATTTCTGGTCAAACCTGCGACAGCGGCACAGGTATGGGAAGCCACAGCCCAACTGTTACAACGACATCGATCCCAGTCGGTCAGGGTGTTGCTGGTGGATGATGATCCGGTATTTGTGGCGGCGTTGCGATCGCTCCTGGAACCCTGGGGTATCCGCACAACCGGACTCAACGATCCCCTGCGATTCTGGGATGTTTTGCAGTCCACCGCTCCCGATTTGCTGATTTTAGATGTGGAAATGCCTGCGGTCAGTGGAATCGAGCTTTGTCAGGCTGTCCGTATAGACCCGACCTGGCAGGGATTACCCATTTTATTTTTGACGGCGCACAAAGATTCCCAAACGGTTCAACAGGTGTTTGCAGCCGGAGCAGACGATTTCATTATTAAACCTATTGTTGGACCAGAATTGCTGACTCGGATTAGCAATCGTCTGGAACGTAACCGACTCCTGCAAACCTTTTCTAGCAGAGATCCGCTCACGGGTGTGGCAAATCAGCCGCAATCGAACCAGGAGCTAGAACGACTCTTACAATTTTCAGCAGAAAATCGGCAACCCTTCTGTCTAATTATTCTGCGGGCGATAGAACTTCATGCAATTAATGTTCAATACAGCCATACCGTAGGAAATCAGGTTCTCCAACGGTGGGGGCAAATTCTTCAGGCAGCATTTCGAGGCGGGGAATCTGTCGGTTATTGGGGGAATGGTGAATTTGTGCTCGGAATTCCCGAACTAAGAAAAAAGGACATGGGCGATCGCCTTTCTGATGTCCTTAAAACTCTGCGTCAACAGGTATTTGCAGCATCAGACGGTCAACGCTTCCAGGCAACCTGCCAGGTTGGTATTGCAGAATACACGATGGATGGAACGACCATCCACAGCCTCTATCAGGCTGCAAATTCAACTCAAAATGATAGGTCAGCCCCACATAATGAAACCTCATACCCCCCATACTCCTCTCCAAAGATAGGTGTATAG
- a CDS encoding response regulator transcription factor — protein sequence MIRVLLVDDQSIIREGLGGLLQAKPDLEIVGEAENGQVAVEQALLLQPDVVLMDVRMPIMDGVAATRQLNQQAPKIQILVLTTFDDDQYVTQAMRYGARGYLLKDTSSDELADAIRAVYKGSTYMGPGLFEKTMTTAPPPIEPPPEIAELTLREQEVLSLIAAGQSNREIAQTLYISERTVKNHVNSILSRLNLRDRTQAAIFATKLGCSGYRS from the coding sequence ATGATTCGAGTCTTGCTGGTAGATGACCAAAGCATTATTCGGGAAGGGCTGGGTGGCTTGCTGCAAGCAAAGCCCGACCTGGAAATTGTGGGCGAGGCGGAAAATGGTCAGGTTGCTGTGGAACAGGCGCTCCTGTTGCAACCTGATGTCGTTTTGATGGATGTGCGCATGCCGATCATGGATGGAGTTGCAGCAACCCGTCAACTCAACCAGCAAGCACCTAAAATTCAGATTCTAGTATTAACAACTTTTGACGATGACCAGTATGTCACCCAGGCAATGCGCTATGGAGCAAGGGGATACTTGCTCAAAGATACCTCCTCGGACGAATTGGCAGATGCGATTCGTGCCGTCTACAAGGGCAGCACCTATATGGGACCAGGGCTATTTGAAAAAACGATGACAACTGCTCCCCCTCCGATCGAGCCACCTCCAGAAATTGCTGAATTAACTTTAAGGGAACAGGAAGTGCTGTCCTTGATTGCGGCAGGACAAAGTAATCGAGAAATTGCCCAAACGCTCTATATTAGTGAGCGAACGGTCAAAAACCACGTCAATAGCATCTTGAGTCGGTTAAACCTGCGCGATCGCACCCAGGCAGCCATCTTCGCCACAAAATTAGGCTGTAGCGGCTACCGCTCCTGA
- a CDS encoding sensor histidine kinase encodes MLSIGALGLLGLRLPIGSSWLFQMFFTSLGFGLSWLAVLLSQQKEDFFFLPLMLPLLLVVVIRACLVFPWRGRILVALFAYGSFLLMLISAVQRFRRIRVPLDRLPPINQTSSAFSQHLVTSLVLNAALLFGLVLVFVLLLVGSLLAERQSHQELVLANAHLRQYALAIEDQAILQERNRIAREIHDSLGHLLTAQSIQLENVSTLLLKNTEQADHYLQSARRLGKEALQSVRQSVGALRSRTLREQSLAIALTQLLQEFEKTTGIQIKTQITLVSSPREEVTTALYRITQEALTNSSKHSDATQMQLQLTERKLEICLRIEDNGRGFDPEVNTTGFGLQGMRERAEVLGGTLCLNSQVGKGCQIEVKIPLSGRKG; translated from the coding sequence TTGTTAAGCATTGGGGCACTGGGGCTGCTTGGATTGCGGTTACCCATTGGTTCTTCCTGGCTGTTTCAGATGTTTTTTACCAGTTTGGGGTTTGGGCTGAGTTGGCTGGCTGTTTTGCTGAGTCAGCAAAAGGAGGATTTTTTCTTTTTACCCTTGATGCTGCCCCTGCTGCTGGTAGTCGTCATCCGTGCCTGTCTGGTATTTCCTTGGCGCGGACGAATACTGGTGGCCCTCTTTGCTTACGGTTCGTTTCTGTTGATGCTGATATCGGCTGTTCAGCGGTTTCGCCGAATCAGGGTGCCGCTGGATCGGCTTCCTCCTATCAACCAGACCTCCAGTGCCTTCTCACAACATTTAGTGACAAGTCTGGTACTAAATGCAGCCCTGCTGTTTGGGTTAGTTCTGGTATTTGTTCTATTGCTGGTGGGATCACTGTTAGCAGAACGTCAGAGCCACCAGGAGCTAGTGCTGGCAAATGCCCATCTGCGTCAGTATGCCCTGGCGATCGAAGACCAGGCAATTTTGCAGGAGCGAAACCGGATCGCCCGCGAAATTCATGACTCTCTGGGACATTTGCTTACCGCTCAAAGCATCCAGCTCGAAAACGTTTCTACCCTGTTGCTGAAGAATACAGAACAGGCAGATCATTATCTCCAATCTGCCAGACGGCTCGGCAAAGAAGCATTGCAAAGTGTACGCCAGTCGGTGGGGGCGCTCAGAAGCCGTACTCTACGCGAGCAATCCTTGGCGATCGCCCTCACCCAACTACTCCAAGAATTTGAAAAAACAACTGGCATTCAAATCAAAACCCAGATCACCCTGGTTTCCTCGCCCCGTGAAGAAGTCACAACTGCCCTCTACCGCATCACCCAGGAAGCCCTGACCAATTCTTCTAAACACAGCGATGCCACTCAAATGCAGCTTCAGTTAACCGAGCGTAAATTGGAAATTTGCTTACGAATTGAGGATAACGGGCGAGGGTTTGACCCAGAGGTTAACACAACCGGATTTGGACTCCAGGGAATGCGCGAACGGGCAGAAGTGCTGGGCGGAACCCTTTGTCTGAATAGCCAAGTAGGAAAAGGATGTCAGATTGAAGTCAAAATTCCACTGAGTGGGAGGAAGGGATAA
- a CDS encoding Spy/CpxP family protein refolding chaperone, producing the protein MMVRCQFLMLAVLALLLPIADALSLTGDQSAIALTHPHPTSKSLMAQGSPEELPPEEPDGAPEPPWIKDINLTTEQKNRIQAIHEKTQNAAKNLHQQLRQALEQERSLMAGNATAEQIQQQHQQVQRLFQQLDDQRFEAMLSIREILTPDQRAQVATLMKQHRGPSPHRPPQP; encoded by the coding sequence ATGATGGTTCGATGTCAGTTTTTGATGCTGGCAGTGCTTGCTCTGCTTCTACCGATCGCCGATGCACTTTCGTTAACTGGGGACCAATCTGCGATCGCCCTCACCCATCCCCATCCCACTTCCAAATCGCTCATGGCTCAGGGTTCTCCTGAAGAGTTGCCACCAGAGGAACCGGATGGGGCACCCGAACCTCCCTGGATAAAGGATATTAACCTCACAACCGAGCAAAAGAATCGGATTCAGGCAATTCATGAAAAGACTCAGAATGCGGCAAAGAATTTGCATCAGCAACTGCGGCAAGCTCTAGAACAGGAGCGATCGTTGATGGCAGGGAATGCAACTGCCGAGCAAATTCAGCAACAACACCAACAGGTTCAACGCCTATTCCAGCAGCTTGACGACCAACGCTTTGAAGCAATGCTGTCAATTCGGGAGATCCTGACGCCTGACCAACGTGCCCAGGTTGCAACCTTGATGAAACAGCATCGCGGTCCTTCCCCCCACCGTCCACCCCAACCATGA
- the sat gene encoding sulfate adenylyltransferase has translation MTHPDSIAPHGGTLINRIATPDQRAEFLDKADFLPRVQLDERAVSDLELIAIGGFSPLTGFMEQSDYDRVVNEMHLVNGLPWSIPITLSVTEEVAAPLKEGSLLRLDDPLGRFVGVLQLTQKYHYDKRHEALMVYRTNEEKHPGVAVVYKQGTVNLAGPVWLLQREPNKRFPTYQIDPAESRALFRDKGWKTIVGFQTRNPIHRAHEYIIKCALEIVDGLFLHPLVGATKEDDIPADVRMNCYEIMLEHYFPKERVILAINPAAMRYAGPREAIFHALLRKNYGCTHFIVGRDHAGVGDYYGTYDAQHIFDEFDPDELGITPLKFEHAFYCLRTKQMATTKTSPSTREERVHLSGTKVREMLRRGELPPPEFSRPEVAAELARAMRIQEITYEI, from the coding sequence CAGCGGGCAGAATTCCTCGATAAAGCCGATTTTTTGCCCAGAGTGCAACTGGATGAACGGGCTGTCTCAGATCTGGAGTTGATTGCGATCGGCGGGTTCAGTCCGCTAACCGGCTTTATGGAGCAATCGGATTACGATCGCGTCGTCAATGAAATGCATCTAGTCAATGGCTTGCCCTGGTCGATTCCGATTACCCTGTCGGTCACCGAAGAGGTTGCCGCTCCCTTAAAGGAAGGCTCACTCCTGCGCCTGGATGATCCCTTGGGGCGGTTTGTCGGGGTTTTGCAGTTGACCCAGAAGTATCACTACGACAAACGCCATGAAGCACTCATGGTTTATCGCACCAATGAGGAAAAACATCCGGGGGTGGCGGTGGTGTACAAGCAGGGAACAGTGAACCTGGCTGGGCCAGTCTGGTTGCTCCAGCGGGAACCCAACAAGCGCTTCCCAACCTATCAAATTGATCCAGCCGAGTCCCGCGCCCTGTTTCGAGACAAGGGGTGGAAGACGATCGTTGGCTTCCAGACCCGTAACCCCATTCACCGTGCCCATGAGTACATCATCAAATGTGCACTGGAGATTGTGGATGGGCTATTCCTGCATCCCCTGGTGGGTGCCACTAAGGAAGACGACATTCCGGCGGATGTGCGGATGAATTGCTACGAAATTATGCTGGAGCATTACTTCCCCAAGGAACGGGTCATCCTGGCAATTAACCCCGCAGCCATGCGCTACGCAGGACCGAGGGAAGCCATTTTCCACGCCCTCTTACGGAAAAATTATGGCTGTACCCACTTCATTGTGGGGCGCGACCATGCTGGGGTGGGCGACTACTACGGTACTTATGATGCCCAGCATATTTTTGATGAGTTTGATCCCGATGAATTGGGCATCACCCCCTTAAAATTTGAACATGCCTTCTATTGTCTCCGTACCAAACAGATGGCAACAACGAAAACCAGCCCCAGTACTCGCGAAGAACGGGTTCACCTCTCCGGCACCAAGGTGCGGGAGATGCTGCGTCGGGGTGAGTTGCCCCCGCCGGAGTTCTCCCGCCCAGAGGTTGCGGCTGAATTGGCAAGAGCCATGCGAATTCAGGAAATTACCTACGAAATTTAG